The following are from one region of the Sulfurimicrobium lacus genome:
- a CDS encoding helix-turn-helix domain-containing protein — MDKEPIVESSGNVFADLGFSPEEAALLAMRAELMARLRETIASSGWTQAEAAVRLGIGQSRVSDLVRGKRDKFSLDMLVTLATRAGRRVALAVS, encoded by the coding sequence ATGGATAAAGAGCCGATTGTTGAATCGTCCGGAAATGTATTCGCCGATTTGGGTTTTTCCCCGGAAGAGGCGGCGTTGCTGGCGATGCGCGCCGAGTTGATGGCACGGCTGCGCGAAACCATCGCCAGCTCCGGCTGGACGCAGGCCGAAGCTGCGGTACGTTTGGGCATCGGGCAATCGAGAGTATCCGACCTGGTACGCGGCAAGCGCGACAAGTTCAGCCTGGACATGCTGGTAACGCTTGCGACCCGCGCTGGACGGAGAGTTGCGCTGGCCGTTTCTTGA
- a CDS encoding thioesterase family protein, whose product MKDTLKPGIRYQHKFVVPTSKTVPALYPEAEEFVAMPEVFATGFLVGFLEWACIKAINPHLDWPREQSVGTHIDVSHEAATPPGLEVTASVELLEVDGRRLLFAVEAHDGVDVISRGRHERFVINKEKFDAKVGEKKPK is encoded by the coding sequence ATGAAAGACACGCTCAAACCCGGCATCCGCTACCAGCACAAGTTCGTGGTGCCGACTTCCAAGACCGTTCCGGCGCTCTACCCGGAAGCGGAAGAATTCGTGGCCATGCCGGAAGTGTTCGCGACCGGCTTTCTGGTCGGCTTTCTGGAGTGGGCCTGCATCAAGGCCATCAACCCCCATCTCGACTGGCCGAGAGAGCAGTCAGTAGGCACTCACATCGATGTCAGCCACGAGGCTGCGACGCCGCCCGGACTGGAGGTCACGGCAAGTGTGGAATTGCTGGAGGTGGACGGTCGCCGATTGCTCTTCGCCGTGGAGGCGCACGATGGCGTGGATGTGATTTCCCGGGGGCGCCACGAGCGCTTCGTCATCAACAAGGAAAAGTTCGACGCCAAGGTGGGCGAGAAAAAGCCGAAATAG